In a single window of the Callithrix jacchus isolate 240 chromosome 1, calJac240_pri, whole genome shotgun sequence genome:
- the ARVCF gene encoding splicing regulator ARVCF isoform X8 produces the protein MPEAPDVLEETVTVEEDPGTPTSHVSVVTSEDGTTRRTETKVTKTVKTVTTRTVRQVPLGPDGLPLLDGGPPLGPFADGALDRHFLLRGGGPVATLSRAYLTSGGSFPEGPEPRDGPSYGSLSRGLGMRPPRAGPLGPGPGDGCFTLPGHREAFPVGPESGPPGGRSLPERFQAEPYGLEDDTRSLAADDEGGPELEPDYGTATRRRPECGRGLHTRAYEDAADDGSELLGERPAFSAVTAPLAQPERGSLGSLDRLVRRSPSVDSARKEPRWRDPELPEVLAMLRHPVDPVKANAAAYLQHLCFENEGIKRRVRQLRGLPLLVALLDHPRAEVRRRACGALRNLSYGRDTDNKAAIRDCGGVPALVRLLRAARDNEVRELVTGTLWNLSSYEPLKMAIIDHGLQTLTHEVIVPHSGWEREPNEDSKPRDAEWTTVFKNTSGCLRNVSSDGAEARRRLRECEGLVDALLHALQSAVGRKDTDNKSVENCVCIMRNLSYHVHKEVPGADRYQEAEPGPLGSAVGSQRRRRDDASCFGGKKAKGKKDGEMDRNFDTLDLPKRTEAAKGFELLYQPEVVRLYLSLLTESRNFNTLEAAAGALQNLSAGNWMWATYIRATVRKERGLPVLVELLQSETDKVVRAVAIALRNLSLDRRNKDLIGSYAMAELVRNLRNAQSPPRPGAHLEEDTVVAVLNTIHEIVSDSLDNARSLLQARGVPALVALVASSQSVREAKAASHVLQTVWSYKELRGTLQKDGWTKARFQLAATTTKGPKGAPSPGGFDDSTLPLVDKSLEGEKTGSRDVIPMDALGPDGYSTVDRRERRPRGTCSAGEASEKEPLKLDPSRKAPPPGPSRPTVRLVDAVGDAKPQPVDSWV, from the exons ATGCCAGAGGCGCCTGATGTGCTGGAGGAGACAGTGACGGTGGAGGAGGATCCTGGCACACCCACATCCCATGTGTCTGTTGTCACATCCGAAGATGGCACGACCCGGCGCACCGAGACCAAG GTCACCAAGACTGTCAAGACGGTGACCACTCGGACGGTCCGCCAGGTGCCCCTGGGCCCGGACGGACTCCCCCTGCTGGATGGCGGCCCCCCACTAGGCCCTTTTGCCGATGGTGCCCTGGACCGGCATTTCCTGCTGCGTGGTGGTGGCCCAGTGGCCACACTTTCTCGAGCCTACCTCACCAGTGGGGGCAGCTTTCCCGAAGGCCCCGAGCCCCGGGACGGCCCCAGCTATGGCAGCCTGTCCCGAGGGCTGGGCATGCGGCCCCCACGTGCTGGCCCGCTTGGCCCAGGCCCTGGCGATGGCTGCTTCACACTGCCTGGCCACCGGGAGGCCTTCCCTGTGGGTCCTGAGTCTGGGCCACCAGGTGGCCGCTCCCTGCCCGAGCGCTTCCAGGCAGAGCCATATGGCTTGGAGGATGACACGCGCAGCCTGGCCGCTGATGATGAGGGCGGCCCTGAGCTAGAGCCTGACTATGGCACAGCCACGAGGAGGAGGCCTGAGTGTGGGCGGGGCCTTCACACCAG GGCCTACGAGGATGCTGCAGATGATGGCAGTGAACTGCTGGGTGAGCGGCCTGCGTTCTCAGCAGTGACAGCGCCCCTGGCCCAGCCTGAACGGGGCAGCCTGGGCAGCCTGGATCGGCTGGTACGGCGCTCACCGTCGGTGGATAGCGCCCGCAAGGAGCCACGCTGGCGGGACCCGGAGCTGCCTGAGGTGCTGGCCATGCTGAGGCACCCCGTGGACCCCGTGAAGGCCAATGCGGCTGCCTACCTGCAGCACCTGTGCTTTGAGAACGAGGGAATCAAGCGGCGTGTACGGCAGCTGCGGGGGCTGCCACTGCTCGTGGCACTGCTGGACCACCCGCGGGCTGAGGTGCGGCGCCGGGCCTGTGGGGCACTGCGCAACCTCTCCTATGGCCGCGACACTGACAACAAAGCCGCCATCCGGGATTGTGGTGGTGTGCCTGCTCTGGTGCGCCTGCTGCGGGCCGCCCGGGACAACGAGGTCCGCGAACTGGTCACTG GCACACTGTGGAACCTGTCATCCTATGAGCCCCTGAAGATGGCCATCATTGACCATGGCCTACAGACGCTGACCCACGAGGTCATCGTGCCCCACTCAGGGTGGGAGCGTGAGCCCAACGAGGACTCCAAGCCACGGGATGCTGAGTGGACAACTGTCTTCAAGAACACGTCGGGCTGCCTGAG GAATGTAAGTTCCGATGGTGCCGAGGCCCGGCGGCGACTCCGGGAGTGTGAAGGGCTGGTGGACGCGCTCCTGCATGCCCTGCAGTCAGCGGTGGGCCGGAAGGACACGGACAATAAG TCGGTGGAGAACTGCGTGTGCATCATGCGGAATCTGTCCTACCACGTGCACAAGGAGGTGCCCGGGGCCGACAGATACCAGGAGGCCGAGCCTGGGCCCCTGGGCAGTGCTGTAGGCTCCCAGCGCCGAAGGCGGGATGATGCCAGCTGCTTTGGTGGCAAGAAGGCCAAAG GAAAGAAAGATGGTGAGATGGACCGGAACTTTGACACGCTGGACCTGCCCAAGCGAACTGAGGCTGCCAAAG GCTTTGAGCTGCTGTACCAGCCCGAGGTGGTACGTCTCTACCTCTCCCTCCTCACGGAGAGCCGGAACTTCAACACCCTGGAGGCTGCCGCTGGTGCCCTGCAGAACCTCAGTGCCGGCAACTGGATG TGGGCCACATACATCCGCGCCACAGTGCGCAAGGAGCGCGGGCTGCCAGTGCTGGTGGAACTGCTGCAGTCTGAGACCGACAAGGTGGTACGCGCTGTTGCCATCGCCCTGCGCAACCTCTCCCTGGACCGGCGCAACAAAGACCTCATCG GGAGCTACGCCATGGCCGAGCTGGTGCGGAACTTGCGCAATGCACAGTCTCCGCCACGACCGGGGGCCCACCTGGAGGAGGACACCGTGGTGGCCGTGCTCAACACCATCCACGAAATCGTATCCGACAGCCTAGATAACGCACGCTCGCTCCTGCAGGCACGCGGGGTGCCTGCGTTGGTGGCTCTCGTCGCCTCCAG CCAATCAGTACGGGAGGCGAAGGCAGCGTCACACGTGCTGCAGACAGTGTGGAGCTACAAGGAGCTACGTGGTACCCTGCAGAAAGATGGCTGGACCAAGGCACGCTTCCAG TTAGCTGCTACTACTACCAAGGGGCCTAAGGGAGCACCGAGTCCTGGGGGATTTGATGACAGCACGCTGCCACTGGTGGATAAGAGCCTCG AGGGCGAGAAAACTGGCAGCCGGGATGTGATCCCCATGGACGCACTGGGCCCAG ATGGATACTCCACGGTGGACCGGAGGGAGCGGAGACCGAGGGGCACTTGTTCTGCAGGAGAGGCCTCTGAGAAGGAGCCATTGAAA CTCGACCCCAGCAGGAAGGCCCCTCCCCCAGGGCCCAGCAGGCCCACGGTCAGGCTGGTGGACGCCGTGGGGGATGCTAAGCCTCAGCCCGTTGACTCCTGGGTCTAG
- the ARVCF gene encoding splicing regulator ARVCF isoform X7, with translation MPEAPDVLEETVTVEEDPGTPTSHVSVVTSEDGTTRRTETKVTKTVKTVTTRTVRQVPLGPDGLPLLDGGPPLGPFADGALDRHFLLRGGGPVATLSRAYLTSGGSFPEGPEPRDGPSYGSLSRGLGMRPPRAGPLGPGPGDGCFTLPGHREAFPVGPESGPPGGRSLPERFQAEPYGLEDDTRSLAADDEGGPELEPDYGTATRRRPECGRGLHTRAYEDAADDGSELLGERPAFSAVTAPLAQPERGSLGSLDRLVRRSPSVDSARKEPRWRDPELPEVLAMLRHPVDPVKANAAAYLQHLCFENEGIKRRVRQLRGLPLLVALLDHPRAEVRRRACGALRNLSYGRDTDNKAAIRDCGGVPALVRLLRAARDNEVRELVTGTLWNLSSYEPLKMAIIDHGLQTLTHEVIVPHSGWEREPNEDSKPRDAEWTTVFKNTSGCLRNVSSDGAEARRRLRECEGLVDALLHALQSAVGRKDTDNKSVENCVCIMRNLSYHVHKEVPGADRYQEAEPGPLGSAVGSQRRRRDDASCFGGKKAKEEWFHQGKKDGEMDRNFDTLDLPKRTEAAKGFELLYQPEVVRLYLSLLTESRNFNTLEAAAGALQNLSAGNWMWATYIRATVRKERGLPVLVELLQSETDKVVRAVAIALRNLSLDRRNKDLIGSYAMAELVRNLRNAQSPPRPGAHLEEDTVVAVLNTIHEIVSDSLDNARSLLQARGVPALVALVASSQSVREAKAASHVLQTVWSYKELRGTLQKDGWTKARFQLAATTTKGPKGAPSPGGFDDSTLPLVDKSLEGEKTGSRDVIPMDALGPDGYSTVDRRERRPRGTCSAGEASEKEPLKLDPSRKAPPPGPSRPTVRLVDAVGDAKPQPVDSWV, from the exons ATGCCAGAGGCGCCTGATGTGCTGGAGGAGACAGTGACGGTGGAGGAGGATCCTGGCACACCCACATCCCATGTGTCTGTTGTCACATCCGAAGATGGCACGACCCGGCGCACCGAGACCAAG GTCACCAAGACTGTCAAGACGGTGACCACTCGGACGGTCCGCCAGGTGCCCCTGGGCCCGGACGGACTCCCCCTGCTGGATGGCGGCCCCCCACTAGGCCCTTTTGCCGATGGTGCCCTGGACCGGCATTTCCTGCTGCGTGGTGGTGGCCCAGTGGCCACACTTTCTCGAGCCTACCTCACCAGTGGGGGCAGCTTTCCCGAAGGCCCCGAGCCCCGGGACGGCCCCAGCTATGGCAGCCTGTCCCGAGGGCTGGGCATGCGGCCCCCACGTGCTGGCCCGCTTGGCCCAGGCCCTGGCGATGGCTGCTTCACACTGCCTGGCCACCGGGAGGCCTTCCCTGTGGGTCCTGAGTCTGGGCCACCAGGTGGCCGCTCCCTGCCCGAGCGCTTCCAGGCAGAGCCATATGGCTTGGAGGATGACACGCGCAGCCTGGCCGCTGATGATGAGGGCGGCCCTGAGCTAGAGCCTGACTATGGCACAGCCACGAGGAGGAGGCCTGAGTGTGGGCGGGGCCTTCACACCAG GGCCTACGAGGATGCTGCAGATGATGGCAGTGAACTGCTGGGTGAGCGGCCTGCGTTCTCAGCAGTGACAGCGCCCCTGGCCCAGCCTGAACGGGGCAGCCTGGGCAGCCTGGATCGGCTGGTACGGCGCTCACCGTCGGTGGATAGCGCCCGCAAGGAGCCACGCTGGCGGGACCCGGAGCTGCCTGAGGTGCTGGCCATGCTGAGGCACCCCGTGGACCCCGTGAAGGCCAATGCGGCTGCCTACCTGCAGCACCTGTGCTTTGAGAACGAGGGAATCAAGCGGCGTGTACGGCAGCTGCGGGGGCTGCCACTGCTCGTGGCACTGCTGGACCACCCGCGGGCTGAGGTGCGGCGCCGGGCCTGTGGGGCACTGCGCAACCTCTCCTATGGCCGCGACACTGACAACAAAGCCGCCATCCGGGATTGTGGTGGTGTGCCTGCTCTGGTGCGCCTGCTGCGGGCCGCCCGGGACAACGAGGTCCGCGAACTGGTCACTG GCACACTGTGGAACCTGTCATCCTATGAGCCCCTGAAGATGGCCATCATTGACCATGGCCTACAGACGCTGACCCACGAGGTCATCGTGCCCCACTCAGGGTGGGAGCGTGAGCCCAACGAGGACTCCAAGCCACGGGATGCTGAGTGGACAACTGTCTTCAAGAACACGTCGGGCTGCCTGAG GAATGTAAGTTCCGATGGTGCCGAGGCCCGGCGGCGACTCCGGGAGTGTGAAGGGCTGGTGGACGCGCTCCTGCATGCCCTGCAGTCAGCGGTGGGCCGGAAGGACACGGACAATAAG TCGGTGGAGAACTGCGTGTGCATCATGCGGAATCTGTCCTACCACGTGCACAAGGAGGTGCCCGGGGCCGACAGATACCAGGAGGCCGAGCCTGGGCCCCTGGGCAGTGCTGTAGGCTCCCAGCGCCGAAGGCGGGATGATGCCAGCTGCTTTGGTGGCAAGAAGGCCAAAG AGGAGTGGTTCCACCAAG GAAAGAAAGATGGTGAGATGGACCGGAACTTTGACACGCTGGACCTGCCCAAGCGAACTGAGGCTGCCAAAG GCTTTGAGCTGCTGTACCAGCCCGAGGTGGTACGTCTCTACCTCTCCCTCCTCACGGAGAGCCGGAACTTCAACACCCTGGAGGCTGCCGCTGGTGCCCTGCAGAACCTCAGTGCCGGCAACTGGATG TGGGCCACATACATCCGCGCCACAGTGCGCAAGGAGCGCGGGCTGCCAGTGCTGGTGGAACTGCTGCAGTCTGAGACCGACAAGGTGGTACGCGCTGTTGCCATCGCCCTGCGCAACCTCTCCCTGGACCGGCGCAACAAAGACCTCATCG GGAGCTACGCCATGGCCGAGCTGGTGCGGAACTTGCGCAATGCACAGTCTCCGCCACGACCGGGGGCCCACCTGGAGGAGGACACCGTGGTGGCCGTGCTCAACACCATCCACGAAATCGTATCCGACAGCCTAGATAACGCACGCTCGCTCCTGCAGGCACGCGGGGTGCCTGCGTTGGTGGCTCTCGTCGCCTCCAG CCAATCAGTACGGGAGGCGAAGGCAGCGTCACACGTGCTGCAGACAGTGTGGAGCTACAAGGAGCTACGTGGTACCCTGCAGAAAGATGGCTGGACCAAGGCACGCTTCCAG TTAGCTGCTACTACTACCAAGGGGCCTAAGGGAGCACCGAGTCCTGGGGGATTTGATGACAGCACGCTGCCACTGGTGGATAAGAGCCTCG AGGGCGAGAAAACTGGCAGCCGGGATGTGATCCCCATGGACGCACTGGGCCCAG ATGGATACTCCACGGTGGACCGGAGGGAGCGGAGACCGAGGGGCACTTGTTCTGCAGGAGAGGCCTCTGAGAAGGAGCCATTGAAA CTCGACCCCAGCAGGAAGGCCCCTCCCCCAGGGCCCAGCAGGCCCACGGTCAGGCTGGTGGACGCCGTGGGGGATGCTAAGCCTCAGCCCGTTGACTCCTGGGTCTAG
- the ARVCF gene encoding splicing regulator ARVCF isoform X2 codes for MEDCNVHSAASILASVKEQEARFERLTRALEQERRHVALQLERAQQPGMVSGGVGGGQPLPMAWQQLVLQEQSPGSQASLATMPEAPDVLEETVTVEEDPGTPTSHVSVVTSEDGTTRRTETKVTKTVKTVTTRTVRQVPLGPDGLPLLDGGPPLGPFADGALDRHFLLRGGGPVATLSRAYLTSGGSFPEGPEPRDGPSYGSLSRGLGMRPPRAGPLGPGPGDGCFTLPGHREAFPVGPESGPPGGRSLPERFQAEPYGLEDDTRSLAADDEGGPELEPDYGTATRRRPECGRGLHTRAYEDAADDGSELLGERPAFSAVTAPLAQPERGSLGSLDRLVRRSPSVDSARKEPRWRDPELPEVLAMLRHPVDPVKANAAAYLQHLCFENEGIKRRVRQLRGLPLLVALLDHPRAEVRRRACGALRNLSYGRDTDNKAAIRDCGGVPALVRLLRAARDNEVRELVTGTLWNLSSYEPLKMAIIDHGLQTLTHEVIVPHSGWEREPNEDSKPRDAEWTTVFKNTSGCLRNVSSDGAEARRRLRECEGLVDALLHALQSAVGRKDTDNKSVENCVCIMRNLSYHVHKEVPGADRYQEAEPGPLGSAVGSQRRRRDDASCFGGKKAKGKKDGEMDRNFDTLDLPKRTEAAKGFELLYQPEVVRLYLSLLTESRNFNTLEAAAGALQNLSAGNWMWATYIRATVRKERGLPVLVELLQSETDKVVRAVAIALRNLSLDRRNKDLIGSYAMAELVRNLRNAQSPPRPGAHLEEDTVVAVLNTIHEIVSDSLDNARSLLQARGVPALVALVASSQSVREAKAASHVLQTVWSYKELRGTLQKDGWTKARFQLAATTTKGPKGAPSPGGFDDSTLPLVDKSLEGEKTGSRDVIPMDALGPDGYSTVDRRERRPRGTCSAGEASEKEPLKLDPSRKAPPPGPSRPTVRLVDAVGDAKPQPVDSWV; via the exons ATGGAGGACTGCAATGTGCACTCGGCCGCCAGCATCCTGGCCTCGGTGAAGGAGCAGGAGGCCCGCTTCGAGAGGCTGACACGGGCGCTGGAGCAGGAACGGCGCCATGTTGCCCTGCAGCTGGAGCGTGCCCAGCAGCCTGGCATGGTCAGTGGTGGCGTGGGCGGTGGGCAGCCCCTGCCAATGGCCTGGCAACAGCTGGTCCTCCAG GAGCAGAGCCCAGGCAGCCAGGCCTCACTGGCCACGATGCCAGAGGCGCCTGATGTGCTGGAGGAGACAGTGACGGTGGAGGAGGATCCTGGCACACCCACATCCCATGTGTCTGTTGTCACATCCGAAGATGGCACGACCCGGCGCACCGAGACCAAG GTCACCAAGACTGTCAAGACGGTGACCACTCGGACGGTCCGCCAGGTGCCCCTGGGCCCGGACGGACTCCCCCTGCTGGATGGCGGCCCCCCACTAGGCCCTTTTGCCGATGGTGCCCTGGACCGGCATTTCCTGCTGCGTGGTGGTGGCCCAGTGGCCACACTTTCTCGAGCCTACCTCACCAGTGGGGGCAGCTTTCCCGAAGGCCCCGAGCCCCGGGACGGCCCCAGCTATGGCAGCCTGTCCCGAGGGCTGGGCATGCGGCCCCCACGTGCTGGCCCGCTTGGCCCAGGCCCTGGCGATGGCTGCTTCACACTGCCTGGCCACCGGGAGGCCTTCCCTGTGGGTCCTGAGTCTGGGCCACCAGGTGGCCGCTCCCTGCCCGAGCGCTTCCAGGCAGAGCCATATGGCTTGGAGGATGACACGCGCAGCCTGGCCGCTGATGATGAGGGCGGCCCTGAGCTAGAGCCTGACTATGGCACAGCCACGAGGAGGAGGCCTGAGTGTGGGCGGGGCCTTCACACCAG GGCCTACGAGGATGCTGCAGATGATGGCAGTGAACTGCTGGGTGAGCGGCCTGCGTTCTCAGCAGTGACAGCGCCCCTGGCCCAGCCTGAACGGGGCAGCCTGGGCAGCCTGGATCGGCTGGTACGGCGCTCACCGTCGGTGGATAGCGCCCGCAAGGAGCCACGCTGGCGGGACCCGGAGCTGCCTGAGGTGCTGGCCATGCTGAGGCACCCCGTGGACCCCGTGAAGGCCAATGCGGCTGCCTACCTGCAGCACCTGTGCTTTGAGAACGAGGGAATCAAGCGGCGTGTACGGCAGCTGCGGGGGCTGCCACTGCTCGTGGCACTGCTGGACCACCCGCGGGCTGAGGTGCGGCGCCGGGCCTGTGGGGCACTGCGCAACCTCTCCTATGGCCGCGACACTGACAACAAAGCCGCCATCCGGGATTGTGGTGGTGTGCCTGCTCTGGTGCGCCTGCTGCGGGCCGCCCGGGACAACGAGGTCCGCGAACTGGTCACTG GCACACTGTGGAACCTGTCATCCTATGAGCCCCTGAAGATGGCCATCATTGACCATGGCCTACAGACGCTGACCCACGAGGTCATCGTGCCCCACTCAGGGTGGGAGCGTGAGCCCAACGAGGACTCCAAGCCACGGGATGCTGAGTGGACAACTGTCTTCAAGAACACGTCGGGCTGCCTGAG GAATGTAAGTTCCGATGGTGCCGAGGCCCGGCGGCGACTCCGGGAGTGTGAAGGGCTGGTGGACGCGCTCCTGCATGCCCTGCAGTCAGCGGTGGGCCGGAAGGACACGGACAATAAG TCGGTGGAGAACTGCGTGTGCATCATGCGGAATCTGTCCTACCACGTGCACAAGGAGGTGCCCGGGGCCGACAGATACCAGGAGGCCGAGCCTGGGCCCCTGGGCAGTGCTGTAGGCTCCCAGCGCCGAAGGCGGGATGATGCCAGCTGCTTTGGTGGCAAGAAGGCCAAAG GAAAGAAAGATGGTGAGATGGACCGGAACTTTGACACGCTGGACCTGCCCAAGCGAACTGAGGCTGCCAAAG GCTTTGAGCTGCTGTACCAGCCCGAGGTGGTACGTCTCTACCTCTCCCTCCTCACGGAGAGCCGGAACTTCAACACCCTGGAGGCTGCCGCTGGTGCCCTGCAGAACCTCAGTGCCGGCAACTGGATG TGGGCCACATACATCCGCGCCACAGTGCGCAAGGAGCGCGGGCTGCCAGTGCTGGTGGAACTGCTGCAGTCTGAGACCGACAAGGTGGTACGCGCTGTTGCCATCGCCCTGCGCAACCTCTCCCTGGACCGGCGCAACAAAGACCTCATCG GGAGCTACGCCATGGCCGAGCTGGTGCGGAACTTGCGCAATGCACAGTCTCCGCCACGACCGGGGGCCCACCTGGAGGAGGACACCGTGGTGGCCGTGCTCAACACCATCCACGAAATCGTATCCGACAGCCTAGATAACGCACGCTCGCTCCTGCAGGCACGCGGGGTGCCTGCGTTGGTGGCTCTCGTCGCCTCCAG CCAATCAGTACGGGAGGCGAAGGCAGCGTCACACGTGCTGCAGACAGTGTGGAGCTACAAGGAGCTACGTGGTACCCTGCAGAAAGATGGCTGGACCAAGGCACGCTTCCAG TTAGCTGCTACTACTACCAAGGGGCCTAAGGGAGCACCGAGTCCTGGGGGATTTGATGACAGCACGCTGCCACTGGTGGATAAGAGCCTCG AGGGCGAGAAAACTGGCAGCCGGGATGTGATCCCCATGGACGCACTGGGCCCAG ATGGATACTCCACGGTGGACCGGAGGGAGCGGAGACCGAGGGGCACTTGTTCTGCAGGAGAGGCCTCTGAGAAGGAGCCATTGAAA CTCGACCCCAGCAGGAAGGCCCCTCCCCCAGGGCCCAGCAGGCCCACGGTCAGGCTGGTGGACGCCGTGGGGGATGCTAAGCCTCAGCCCGTTGACTCCTGGGTCTAG
- the ARVCF gene encoding splicing regulator ARVCF isoform X1, producing MEDCNVHSAASILASVKEQEARFERLTRALEQERRHVALQLERAQQPGMVSGGVGGGQPLPMAWQQLVLQEQSPGSQASLATMPEAPDVLEETVTVEEDPGTPTSHVSVVTSEDGTTRRTETKVTKTVKTVTTRTVRQVPLGPDGLPLLDGGPPLGPFADGALDRHFLLRGGGPVATLSRAYLTSGGSFPEGPEPRDGPSYGSLSRGLGMRPPRAGPLGPGPGDGCFTLPGHREAFPVGPESGPPGGRSLPERFQAEPYGLEDDTRSLAADDEGGPELEPDYGTATRRRPECGRGLHTRAYEDAADDGSELLGERPAFSAVTAPLAQPERGSLGSLDRLVRRSPSVDSARKEPRWRDPELPEVLAMLRHPVDPVKANAAAYLQHLCFENEGIKRRVRQLRGLPLLVALLDHPRAEVRRRACGALRNLSYGRDTDNKAAIRDCGGVPALVRLLRAARDNEVRELVTGTLWNLSSYEPLKMAIIDHGLQTLTHEVIVPHSGWEREPNEDSKPRDAEWTTVFKNTSGCLRNVSSDGAEARRRLRECEGLVDALLHALQSAVGRKDTDNKSVENCVCIMRNLSYHVHKEVPGADRYQEAEPGPLGSAVGSQRRRRDDASCFGGKKAKEEWFHQGKKDGEMDRNFDTLDLPKRTEAAKGFELLYQPEVVRLYLSLLTESRNFNTLEAAAGALQNLSAGNWMWATYIRATVRKERGLPVLVELLQSETDKVVRAVAIALRNLSLDRRNKDLIGSYAMAELVRNLRNAQSPPRPGAHLEEDTVVAVLNTIHEIVSDSLDNARSLLQARGVPALVALVASSQSVREAKAASHVLQTVWSYKELRGTLQKDGWTKARFQLAATTTKGPKGAPSPGGFDDSTLPLVDKSLEGEKTGSRDVIPMDALGPDGYSTVDRRERRPRGTCSAGEASEKEPLKLDPSRKAPPPGPSRPTVRLVDAVGDAKPQPVDSWV from the exons ATGGAGGACTGCAATGTGCACTCGGCCGCCAGCATCCTGGCCTCGGTGAAGGAGCAGGAGGCCCGCTTCGAGAGGCTGACACGGGCGCTGGAGCAGGAACGGCGCCATGTTGCCCTGCAGCTGGAGCGTGCCCAGCAGCCTGGCATGGTCAGTGGTGGCGTGGGCGGTGGGCAGCCCCTGCCAATGGCCTGGCAACAGCTGGTCCTCCAG GAGCAGAGCCCAGGCAGCCAGGCCTCACTGGCCACGATGCCAGAGGCGCCTGATGTGCTGGAGGAGACAGTGACGGTGGAGGAGGATCCTGGCACACCCACATCCCATGTGTCTGTTGTCACATCCGAAGATGGCACGACCCGGCGCACCGAGACCAAG GTCACCAAGACTGTCAAGACGGTGACCACTCGGACGGTCCGCCAGGTGCCCCTGGGCCCGGACGGACTCCCCCTGCTGGATGGCGGCCCCCCACTAGGCCCTTTTGCCGATGGTGCCCTGGACCGGCATTTCCTGCTGCGTGGTGGTGGCCCAGTGGCCACACTTTCTCGAGCCTACCTCACCAGTGGGGGCAGCTTTCCCGAAGGCCCCGAGCCCCGGGACGGCCCCAGCTATGGCAGCCTGTCCCGAGGGCTGGGCATGCGGCCCCCACGTGCTGGCCCGCTTGGCCCAGGCCCTGGCGATGGCTGCTTCACACTGCCTGGCCACCGGGAGGCCTTCCCTGTGGGTCCTGAGTCTGGGCCACCAGGTGGCCGCTCCCTGCCCGAGCGCTTCCAGGCAGAGCCATATGGCTTGGAGGATGACACGCGCAGCCTGGCCGCTGATGATGAGGGCGGCCCTGAGCTAGAGCCTGACTATGGCACAGCCACGAGGAGGAGGCCTGAGTGTGGGCGGGGCCTTCACACCAG GGCCTACGAGGATGCTGCAGATGATGGCAGTGAACTGCTGGGTGAGCGGCCTGCGTTCTCAGCAGTGACAGCGCCCCTGGCCCAGCCTGAACGGGGCAGCCTGGGCAGCCTGGATCGGCTGGTACGGCGCTCACCGTCGGTGGATAGCGCCCGCAAGGAGCCACGCTGGCGGGACCCGGAGCTGCCTGAGGTGCTGGCCATGCTGAGGCACCCCGTGGACCCCGTGAAGGCCAATGCGGCTGCCTACCTGCAGCACCTGTGCTTTGAGAACGAGGGAATCAAGCGGCGTGTACGGCAGCTGCGGGGGCTGCCACTGCTCGTGGCACTGCTGGACCACCCGCGGGCTGAGGTGCGGCGCCGGGCCTGTGGGGCACTGCGCAACCTCTCCTATGGCCGCGACACTGACAACAAAGCCGCCATCCGGGATTGTGGTGGTGTGCCTGCTCTGGTGCGCCTGCTGCGGGCCGCCCGGGACAACGAGGTCCGCGAACTGGTCACTG GCACACTGTGGAACCTGTCATCCTATGAGCCCCTGAAGATGGCCATCATTGACCATGGCCTACAGACGCTGACCCACGAGGTCATCGTGCCCCACTCAGGGTGGGAGCGTGAGCCCAACGAGGACTCCAAGCCACGGGATGCTGAGTGGACAACTGTCTTCAAGAACACGTCGGGCTGCCTGAG GAATGTAAGTTCCGATGGTGCCGAGGCCCGGCGGCGACTCCGGGAGTGTGAAGGGCTGGTGGACGCGCTCCTGCATGCCCTGCAGTCAGCGGTGGGCCGGAAGGACACGGACAATAAG TCGGTGGAGAACTGCGTGTGCATCATGCGGAATCTGTCCTACCACGTGCACAAGGAGGTGCCCGGGGCCGACAGATACCAGGAGGCCGAGCCTGGGCCCCTGGGCAGTGCTGTAGGCTCCCAGCGCCGAAGGCGGGATGATGCCAGCTGCTTTGGTGGCAAGAAGGCCAAAG AGGAGTGGTTCCACCAAG GAAAGAAAGATGGTGAGATGGACCGGAACTTTGACACGCTGGACCTGCCCAAGCGAACTGAGGCTGCCAAAG GCTTTGAGCTGCTGTACCAGCCCGAGGTGGTACGTCTCTACCTCTCCCTCCTCACGGAGAGCCGGAACTTCAACACCCTGGAGGCTGCCGCTGGTGCCCTGCAGAACCTCAGTGCCGGCAACTGGATG TGGGCCACATACATCCGCGCCACAGTGCGCAAGGAGCGCGGGCTGCCAGTGCTGGTGGAACTGCTGCAGTCTGAGACCGACAAGGTGGTACGCGCTGTTGCCATCGCCCTGCGCAACCTCTCCCTGGACCGGCGCAACAAAGACCTCATCG GGAGCTACGCCATGGCCGAGCTGGTGCGGAACTTGCGCAATGCACAGTCTCCGCCACGACCGGGGGCCCACCTGGAGGAGGACACCGTGGTGGCCGTGCTCAACACCATCCACGAAATCGTATCCGACAGCCTAGATAACGCACGCTCGCTCCTGCAGGCACGCGGGGTGCCTGCGTTGGTGGCTCTCGTCGCCTCCAG CCAATCAGTACGGGAGGCGAAGGCAGCGTCACACGTGCTGCAGACAGTGTGGAGCTACAAGGAGCTACGTGGTACCCTGCAGAAAGATGGCTGGACCAAGGCACGCTTCCAG TTAGCTGCTACTACTACCAAGGGGCCTAAGGGAGCACCGAGTCCTGGGGGATTTGATGACAGCACGCTGCCACTGGTGGATAAGAGCCTCG AGGGCGAGAAAACTGGCAGCCGGGATGTGATCCCCATGGACGCACTGGGCCCAG ATGGATACTCCACGGTGGACCGGAGGGAGCGGAGACCGAGGGGCACTTGTTCTGCAGGAGAGGCCTCTGAGAAGGAGCCATTGAAA CTCGACCCCAGCAGGAAGGCCCCTCCCCCAGGGCCCAGCAGGCCCACGGTCAGGCTGGTGGACGCCGTGGGGGATGCTAAGCCTCAGCCCGTTGACTCCTGGGTCTAG